In a single window of the Bradyrhizobium sp. ORS 285 genome:
- a CDS encoding FHA domain-containing protein — MIWIEILSKHRDVAGRFRVDAAEIHIGRGYDNHVILDDPFVAARHVRIFRDGEGRLVAEDLGSANGLYLDRSKSRKPQLVLDGSKPIRIGQTLLRVRDAAHAVEPERLVGSERSALPVVAAITLGAVLLALNGILVWFAQTSEPHLSDYLVPMLTLIGVVLAWVGIWALLARLFSGRSHFLRHLLIAEAGLVAFWFYSEFAQIASFALTWTTVFTYGYVVAWIVLATACFLHLREVGRTHLIAKGVVVAVLLVVAIAVQSLQRSEAFANSGRPNVSHVLMPPALRLVPLREQQAFFDDLERMKAKLDADRAELKPAGVER; from the coding sequence ATGATCTGGATCGAGATCCTGTCCAAGCATCGCGACGTCGCCGGCCGCTTCCGGGTCGATGCGGCCGAGATCCACATCGGCCGCGGCTACGACAATCATGTCATCCTCGACGATCCCTTCGTCGCGGCGCGCCACGTTCGCATCTTCCGTGATGGCGAGGGCCGTCTCGTCGCCGAGGATCTCGGCAGCGCCAACGGTCTCTATCTCGACCGCAGCAAGAGCCGCAAGCCGCAGCTCGTCCTCGACGGCAGCAAGCCGATCCGGATTGGCCAGACGCTGCTGCGGGTTCGCGACGCCGCCCATGCGGTCGAGCCGGAGCGGCTCGTGGGCTCGGAGCGCAGCGCGCTGCCGGTCGTCGCTGCGATTACACTGGGCGCCGTTCTGCTGGCGCTCAACGGAATCCTGGTCTGGTTCGCGCAGACCTCCGAGCCGCATCTGTCCGACTATCTCGTGCCGATGCTGACGCTGATCGGCGTCGTCCTCGCATGGGTGGGCATATGGGCGCTGCTCGCACGGCTGTTTTCCGGACGATCGCACTTCCTACGTCATCTGCTGATCGCTGAGGCGGGTCTGGTCGCATTCTGGTTCTATAGCGAGTTCGCGCAGATCGCGTCCTTCGCCCTGACCTGGACCACCGTTTTCACCTACGGCTACGTCGTCGCCTGGATCGTTCTCGCAACGGCCTGCTTCCTGCACCTGCGCGAGGTCGGGCGCACCCATCTGATCGCCAAAGGTGTCGTGGTCGCCGTCCTGCTCGTGGTCGCCATTGCGGTCCAGTCCCTGCAGCGCTCGGAGGCGTTCGCCAATTCGGGCCGCCCCAATGTCAGCCACGTGCTGATGCCGCCCGCCTTGCGCCTGGTCCCGCTCCGCGAGCAGCAGGCCTTCTTCGACGATCTCGAGCGCATGAAGGCGAAGCTCGACGCTGACCGGGCCGAGCTGAAGCCGGCCGGTGTGGAGCGCTGA
- a CDS encoding caspase domain-containing protein: MRLVKINLTILFGVSLCLMALNAGSRPAAAQQPGPEKRIALVIGNGAYAKGQLATAANDAGLIAQTLQAAGFDVVGARDLDADTLRKSFRDFIHKAQSADDNTVAMVYLAGYGMQLAGENYFIPVDANIASDVDIPTEGLRLSDYTRQLAATPVKASIVVLDAARQQPFITSGPAIAGGLALVEPDNKMLIAFNAAPGTIAPAETGSYGIYAQSLAEMIRTGGLQLPDVFDRLRLRVNEATKGAQVPWDAQKIQTAFTFFDRAPDAPAPQASAEQTAALRARPIRDLPVQEAYTAALERDSLQGYEDFIAAYPSDPLARRVRAIVAARREALTWRRTYRADSPEAYWSYLRRYPNGAHAADARRRLAVLSAPPDPPATFAMIEYDVPPPPPDEVVYVDRPVLLFSDPDFGFVPPPPPPVYILPPPPPEFVDLAPPYAPVGVFILPRPVFVPIPVYVQPPAIVVPPPNNIIYQNIHNTTVINTVINRPVVGPAAPAGPVGPGGPSTPTPATAPVVTPSLPPAALQRASLIQQGKAPVPGAPMVPGGRGPGSAPSIGPAATVTPTALPNAPGRPGPGGVGLMAPNTSNPLPVPGRGGPPVPGNVANPTAPAVASPTPGQVGRPAITATTPPAREPASGVQANRTPGGLPAPAVRPGERADRPAPPTSSPRGPEARPRIEPPVPDRVERRAPPQMARPTPPPQMARPSPPPQMARPSPPPQMARPSPPPQMARPSPPPQMARPAPPPQMARPAPPPQMARPSPPPMAMARPPGPPPMARPAGPPPQAPGKKCPPNVPHC, translated from the coding sequence ATGCGCCTGGTCAAGATCAACCTCACCATCCTCTTCGGCGTCTCGCTTTGCCTGATGGCGCTGAACGCCGGGTCGCGGCCTGCCGCAGCGCAACAGCCGGGTCCAGAGAAGCGCATCGCGCTGGTGATCGGCAACGGCGCCTATGCGAAAGGTCAGCTGGCCACCGCAGCTAATGACGCCGGCCTGATCGCGCAGACGCTGCAGGCGGCGGGCTTCGACGTGGTCGGGGCGCGGGATCTCGACGCGGATACGCTGAGAAAGAGCTTCCGCGATTTCATTCACAAGGCCCAGTCGGCCGACGACAACACCGTCGCGATGGTCTATTTGGCAGGCTACGGCATGCAGCTCGCCGGCGAGAACTATTTCATCCCGGTGGATGCCAATATCGCCAGCGACGTCGACATTCCGACCGAGGGCCTGCGCCTCAGCGACTACACCCGACAGCTTGCTGCGACACCGGTGAAGGCAAGTATCGTCGTGTTGGACGCGGCTCGCCAGCAGCCCTTCATCACCAGCGGGCCGGCGATTGCGGGCGGGCTCGCGCTGGTCGAACCCGACAACAAGATGCTGATCGCCTTCAATGCGGCGCCAGGCACGATTGCGCCGGCTGAGACCGGCTCCTACGGCATCTACGCGCAGTCGCTGGCGGAGATGATCCGAACCGGAGGACTGCAGCTGCCGGACGTGTTCGATCGTTTACGGCTGCGGGTCAACGAGGCGACCAAGGGCGCCCAGGTGCCGTGGGATGCCCAGAAGATCCAGACGGCCTTCACCTTCTTCGATCGGGCGCCGGACGCGCCGGCCCCGCAGGCGTCCGCCGAGCAGACGGCAGCTTTGCGCGCACGGCCGATTCGCGATCTGCCCGTGCAGGAGGCCTACACCGCCGCGCTCGAGCGCGACAGCCTGCAGGGCTACGAGGATTTCATCGCGGCCTATCCGAGCGATCCGCTGGCGCGGCGCGTGCGCGCCATCGTCGCCGCGCGCCGCGAGGCGCTCACCTGGCGGCGGACCTACCGCGCCGACAGCCCCGAGGCGTATTGGTCGTATCTGAGGCGTTATCCCAATGGCGCGCATGCCGCTGATGCGCGTCGGCGGCTGGCGGTTCTGTCGGCGCCGCCGGACCCGCCGGCGACGTTCGCCATGATCGAATACGACGTGCCGCCGCCGCCGCCGGACGAGGTGGTCTATGTCGATCGGCCGGTGCTGCTGTTCTCGGATCCCGACTTCGGCTTCGTGCCGCCGCCGCCCCCGCCGGTGTACATCCTTCCGCCACCGCCGCCTGAATTCGTCGATCTTGCGCCGCCCTACGCGCCGGTCGGGGTGTTCATCCTGCCTCGTCCCGTGTTCGTGCCGATCCCGGTCTATGTGCAGCCGCCGGCGATCGTCGTGCCGCCGCCGAACAACATCATCTACCAGAACATCCACAACACCACGGTGATCAACACGGTCATCAATCGTCCGGTCGTGGGGCCGGCAGCGCCGGCCGGCCCCGTAGGGCCGGGCGGTCCTTCCACGCCGACACCTGCGACTGCGCCCGTCGTCACACCATCTTTGCCGCCCGCAGCGCTGCAGCGCGCCTCGCTCATTCAGCAGGGCAAGGCTCCCGTTCCGGGAGCGCCGATGGTGCCGGGCGGCCGAGGCCCTGGAAGTGCTCCGTCCATTGGACCCGCCGCGACTGTGACCCCCACCGCACTGCCCAATGCCCCGGGCCGGCCGGGCCCCGGGGGAGTGGGCTTGATGGCGCCTAATACGTCCAATCCGCTTCCGGTACCGGGCAGGGGCGGCCCGCCTGTTCCCGGAAACGTTGCGAATCCGACCGCGCCTGCCGTCGCGTCGCCCACCCCGGGACAGGTTGGGCGGCCCGCGATCACCGCAACGACACCGCCCGCGCGCGAGCCGGCCTCCGGCGTTCAAGCGAACCGCACGCCTGGTGGCCTGCCGGCACCCGCCGTGAGGCCGGGAGAGCGGGCCGATCGCCCGGCGCCGCCGACATCGAGCCCACGTGGACCGGAAGCCCGGCCGCGGATCGAGCCGCCCGTGCCCGACCGGGTCGAGCGCCGCGCCCCGCCGCAAATGGCACGGCCAACCCCGCCGCCGCAGATGGCGCGGCCAAGCCCGCCGCCACAGATGGCACGACCAAGCCCGCCGCCACAGATGGCACGACCAAGCCCACCGCCGCAGATGGCGCGTCCGAGCCCGCCGCCACAGATGGCACGGCCAGCTCCGCCGCCGCAGATGGCGCGGCCAGCACCGCCGCCACAGATGGCGCGGCCGAGCCCGCCGCCGATGGCCATGGCACGGCCGCCTGGGCCGCCGCCGATGGCGCGGCCTGCCGGACCTCCGCCACAGGCGCCGGGCAAGAAGTGTCCGCCGAACGTGCCGCATTGCTGA
- the frr gene encoding ribosome recycling factor, with protein sequence MSTGNFDLNELKRRMQGATQALKHELGGLRTGRASASMVEPVQVEAYGSHMPLNQLATVSVPEPRLLSVQVWDRSMVKAVEKAIVDSNLGLSPATEGQVIRLRIPELNQERRKELVKVAHKYAEQARVAVRHVRRDGLDTLKKLEKNHEMSEDDQERFAGDVQKATDSVISEIDQLLAAKEKEILTV encoded by the coding sequence ATGAGCACGGGCAATTTCGACCTCAACGAGCTGAAGCGCCGCATGCAGGGCGCGACCCAGGCGCTGAAGCACGAGCTCGGCGGCCTGCGCACCGGCCGCGCTTCGGCGTCGATGGTCGAGCCGGTCCAGGTCGAGGCCTATGGCTCGCACATGCCGCTCAACCAGCTCGCGACCGTGTCGGTGCCCGAGCCGCGTCTGCTCTCGGTGCAGGTGTGGGACCGCTCCATGGTCAAGGCGGTGGAGAAGGCGATCGTCGATTCCAACCTCGGCCTGTCGCCGGCGACCGAAGGGCAGGTGATCCGGCTGCGCATTCCCGAGCTCAACCAGGAGCGCCGTAAGGAGCTGGTCAAGGTCGCGCACAAATATGCCGAGCAGGCCCGTGTCGCCGTCCGCCACGTGCGCCGCGACGGTCTCGATACGCTGAAGAAGCTCGAGAAGAATCACGAGATGTCCGAGGACGATCAGGAGCGCTTCGCCGGCGACGTGCAGAAGGCGACCGACAGCGTGATCTCGGAGATCGACCAGCTGCTGGCGGCGAAGGAAAAGGAAATCCTCACCGTCTGA
- the tsf gene encoding translation elongation factor Ts, with amino-acid sequence MANITAAMVKDLRESTGAGMMDCKAALTENGGDMQAAQDWLRKKGLSKAAKKAGRVAAEGLIGALTSGKKGVVVEVNSETDFVARNEHFQGLVKMIAQVALDVGADVEKIKAAKVGSITVEAAIADSIATIGENQTLRRAAALEVSEGVVSSYVHGAVVEGAGKLGVIVALESPGKTDELAVLGRQLAMHVAAANPQAIDAAGLDPELVKREKDVLADKYRQQGKPENVIEKIVESGLKTYYKEVTLLEQAFIHDSGKSVAQALKEAEGKVGGPIKVAGFVRYALGEGIEKEETDFAAEVAAASGKK; translated from the coding sequence ATGGCGAATATCACCGCAGCGATGGTGAAGGACCTGCGCGAGTCGACCGGCGCGGGCATGATGGATTGCAAGGCCGCTCTCACCGAGAACGGCGGCGACATGCAGGCCGCGCAGGATTGGCTGCGCAAGAAGGGCCTGTCGAAGGCCGCCAAGAAGGCCGGCCGCGTCGCGGCCGAGGGCCTGATCGGCGCGCTGACCTCGGGCAAGAAGGGCGTGGTCGTCGAGGTCAACTCGGAGACCGACTTCGTGGCGCGCAACGAGCACTTCCAGGGCCTGGTCAAGATGATCGCCCAGGTCGCGCTCGACGTCGGCGCCGACGTGGAGAAGATCAAGGCCGCCAAGGTCGGCAGCATCACGGTCGAGGCCGCGATCGCCGATTCGATCGCGACCATCGGTGAGAACCAGACGCTGCGCCGCGCGGCTGCGCTCGAAGTGAGCGAAGGCGTGGTGTCGAGCTACGTCCATGGTGCCGTGGTCGAGGGCGCCGGCAAGCTCGGCGTGATCGTTGCGCTGGAGTCGCCGGGCAAGACCGACGAGCTCGCGGTGCTCGGCCGTCAGCTCGCGATGCATGTCGCAGCCGCCAACCCGCAGGCGATCGATGCCGCCGGTCTCGACCCGGAGCTCGTCAAGCGCGAGAAGGACGTGCTCGCCGACAAGTATCGTCAGCAGGGCAAGCCGGAAAACGTGATCGAGAAGATCGTCGAGTCCGGCCTGAAGACCTACTACAAGGAAGTCACGCTGCTCGAGCAGGCCTTCATCCATGACAGCGGCAAGTCGGTCGCTCAGGCGCTGAAGGAAGCCGAAGGCAAGGTCGGCGGCCCGATCAAGGTGGCTGGCTTCGTGCGCTATGCCCTCGGTGAGGGCATCGAGAAGGAAGAGACCGACTTCGCCGCCGAAGTCGCCGCCGCCAGCGGCAAAAAGTAA
- a CDS encoding phosphatidate cytidylyltransferase, translating to MTHPETATAGDAADPAQRDDAARAKKAGPSNLVMRIAAALVLVPLALGAAYAGGAFWTALVTVVAVGLYLEWLMVIGEVRTVSVGTSGALAIAIAGICCAFGLIDFAVVVLALGLVAVAALAAGRRLWGAAGFVYAAGAELASVLVRFDQQQGWHALVLVFLVVWASDIGGYVAGRSIGGVRLAPRISPNKTWAGAIGGFAASLVAAMGWSLAGAGGVLAMLTVAAVLSVVSQLGDLAESAVKRHFGVKDSSHIIPGHGGLLDRLDGYVAAIVFAAVVGLLRGGLDGVGRGLLVW from the coding sequence GTGACCCATCCCGAGACCGCAACCGCCGGAGACGCCGCTGATCCCGCGCAGCGCGATGACGCCGCGCGGGCGAAGAAGGCGGGTCCGAGCAATCTCGTGATGCGGATCGCGGCCGCCCTCGTGCTGGTGCCGCTGGCGCTGGGCGCAGCCTATGCCGGCGGCGCGTTCTGGACCGCCTTGGTGACGGTCGTCGCGGTCGGGCTATATCTCGAATGGCTGATGGTGATCGGCGAGGTCCGCACGGTCAGCGTCGGCACGTCAGGCGCACTCGCCATCGCGATAGCGGGTATTTGCTGCGCATTCGGCCTGATCGACTTTGCCGTGGTCGTGCTCGCGCTCGGCCTCGTTGCGGTTGCGGCCCTCGCAGCCGGCCGTCGGCTTTGGGGCGCGGCGGGCTTTGTCTATGCCGCGGGCGCCGAGCTCGCCTCGGTGCTGGTGCGTTTCGACCAGCAGCAGGGCTGGCACGCGCTGGTGCTGGTTTTCCTCGTCGTCTGGGCCAGCGATATCGGCGGCTATGTCGCCGGACGCAGCATCGGCGGCGTGAGGCTGGCGCCGCGGATCAGTCCGAACAAGACCTGGGCCGGCGCGATCGGCGGCTTCGCTGCGAGCCTGGTCGCCGCGATGGGCTGGTCTTTGGCAGGTGCCGGCGGCGTGCTTGCGATGCTGACCGTGGCGGCTGTGCTGTCGGTGGTGTCGCAACTCGGCGATCTCGCGGAGTCCGCGGTCAAGCGGCACTTCGGCGTCAAGGATTCAAGTCACATCATTCCCGGCCATGGCGGCCTACTGGACCGCCTGGACGGCTATGTCGCCGCGATCGTGTTCGCGGCTGTGGTGGGTTTGCTGCGCGGCGGCCTGGACGGCGTCGGCCGCGGTCTTCTGGTTTGGTGA
- the pyrH gene encoding UMP kinase, with protein sequence MAEPVYRRVVVKLSGEYLAGSHSFGIDQPTVDRIADDLISAQKLGIEIAVVVGGGNMVRGVEVSSQGVSRATGDTMGMLATVMNSLALEAALQRKGAPAVALSAFVMPQVCELFTRAAAHKALAEGRIVVLGGGTGNPYFTTDTTAVLRAAEISAQAVLKATNVDGVYSADPKKDPAAKRFERLTHSQAIEGGYKVMDATAFALARETSLPIIVFSIAEPGAIGAMLRGEGRGTVVAG encoded by the coding sequence ATGGCTGAGCCGGTCTATCGTCGCGTCGTGGTCAAGCTGTCCGGCGAGTATCTCGCAGGCAGCCATTCCTTCGGCATCGACCAACCGACCGTCGATCGCATTGCCGACGACCTGATTTCAGCTCAAAAGCTCGGCATCGAGATCGCCGTCGTTGTCGGCGGCGGCAACATGGTGCGTGGCGTCGAGGTGTCGTCACAGGGCGTCTCGCGCGCGACCGGCGACACCATGGGCATGCTGGCCACGGTCATGAACAGCCTGGCGCTGGAGGCGGCCTTGCAGCGCAAGGGAGCGCCGGCGGTGGCGCTGTCGGCCTTCGTGATGCCGCAGGTCTGCGAGCTGTTCACACGCGCTGCAGCGCACAAGGCGCTCGCGGAAGGGCGCATCGTCGTGCTCGGCGGCGGCACCGGCAATCCCTATTTCACGACCGACACCACCGCCGTGCTGCGCGCCGCCGAGATCAGCGCCCAGGCGGTGCTGAAGGCCACCAATGTCGACGGGGTCTACAGCGCCGATCCGAAGAAGGATCCGGCGGCGAAACGGTTCGAGCGGTTGACGCATTCCCAGGCCATCGAGGGCGGCTACAAGGTCATGGACGCCACGGCCTTCGCGCTTGCCCGGGAAACATCGCTGCCTATCATTGTATTCTCCATTGCCGAGCCCGGCGCCATCGGCGCGATGTTGCGCGGCGAAGGGCGCGGCACCGTCGTCGCGGGGTGA
- a CDS encoding isoprenyl transferase: MSKAAAPVTEAPDRSDGPAHVAIIMDGNGRWAAARGLPRAEGHRRGVEALRRVVRACDELGIRYLTIFSFSSENWSRPASEIGDLFGLLRRFIRNDLATLHRDGVRVRVIGERDGLEPDICALLSEAEELTRSNTKLTLVVAFNYGSRQEIARAAQRLAREVAEGRRDPGSIDADAIGCYLDAPDIPDPDLIIRTSGEQRLSNFLMWQAAYSELVFVPQHWPDFDKAALEGAIAEFGRRERRFGGLVAKTAS, encoded by the coding sequence ATGTCCAAAGCCGCGGCCCCGGTGACGGAGGCGCCGGACCGGTCCGACGGACCGGCGCATGTTGCCATCATCATGGATGGCAACGGCCGCTGGGCTGCGGCACGCGGTCTGCCGCGCGCAGAGGGGCATCGCCGCGGCGTCGAGGCGCTGCGCCGCGTGGTGCGCGCCTGTGATGAGCTCGGCATCCGCTATCTCACGATCTTCTCGTTTTCATCGGAGAACTGGTCGCGGCCGGCGAGCGAGATCGGAGATCTCTTCGGCCTGTTGCGCCGCTTCATCCGCAACGACCTCGCCACCCTGCACCGCGACGGCGTGCGTGTGCGCGTGATCGGGGAGCGCGACGGACTCGAGCCCGACATCTGCGCGCTGCTCAGCGAGGCCGAGGAGCTGACGCGTTCCAACACCAAGCTGACGCTCGTGGTCGCCTTCAATTACGGCTCGCGCCAGGAGATCGCACGCGCGGCGCAGCGTCTCGCACGCGAGGTTGCCGAGGGACGGCGTGACCCGGGCTCTATCGATGCCGACGCGATCGGCTGCTATCTCGATGCGCCGGACATTCCCGATCCCGATCTGATCATTCGCACCAGCGGCGAGCAGCGGCTGTCGAACTTCCTGATGTGGCAGGCGGCCTATAGCGAGCTGGTATTCGTGCCCCAGCATTGGCCCGATTTCGACAAGGCGGCACTCGAAGGCGCGATCGCCGAGTTCGGCCGGCGTGAACGCCGCTTCGGCGGCCTCGTGGCGAAAACCGCCTCGTGA
- a CDS encoding DUF2846 domain-containing protein: MGLALLVTGCVTGREGTEYAVVSQKIGAPRPGHSRIVIMSLKDSWLERTNCDAKVDGIALNRLLPGTYAYVDRPAGPHHLTATQILFPGETVLDFNTESGKTYFFSIKPSERSRAMQGGAIMFGLVGAGVMAAASAGADNKGPVDLVPLQESQARTAMAELLQAE; encoded by the coding sequence ATGGGACTGGCTCTGTTGGTAACAGGGTGTGTGACCGGCAGGGAAGGAACGGAATACGCGGTTGTCTCGCAGAAGATCGGTGCGCCGCGGCCCGGCCATTCCCGGATCGTCATCATGAGCCTGAAGGATTCCTGGCTCGAACGGACCAATTGCGACGCCAAGGTCGATGGCATTGCCTTGAATCGGCTGCTGCCGGGCACCTACGCCTATGTCGATCGTCCTGCAGGCCCGCACCACCTCACCGCGACCCAGATCCTGTTTCCCGGCGAGACGGTGCTCGATTTCAACACCGAGTCTGGGAAAACCTATTTCTTCTCGATCAAGCCCAGTGAGCGCTCCCGAGCGATGCAGGGCGGTGCGATCATGTTCGGGCTGGTCGGTGCGGGCGTCATGGCTGCCGCCTCGGCCGGCGCCGATAACAAGGGGCCCGTCGACCTCGTCCCCCTCCAGGAAAGCCAGGCCCGGACCGCCATGGCGGAGCTTCTGCAGGCCGAATAG
- a CDS encoding S1C family serine protease: MISAFVRTVRALLWQSAILAALCSSAMTALPTPAGAQALPGAETVYASAPPRLLQIRTLLADAGRQTSTGSGFLVSDDGLAITNYHVVSDAALEPKTYRLEYTGADGTQGAVTLLAVDLPNDLALVRVDKQNAPFFTFDKAALDGSLPKGERLYSLGNPLDLGFTIIEGTYNGLVEHSYNDHIHFTGALNPGMSGGPAVNAQGQVVGINVATRRGGQLISFLVPARFAAALLARGKDAKPAASDLRKDVIAQLASWRGALYKSLGDEGFRDRVFGSYQAPETRAGWFECWASTNAGASPKPRASINSTSCKAEASVYVASDLNTGTVEVNHSYAKSIDLNQFQFATVLTQLAQPRLTMGGSFRKWYTPQHCHEDFVGLAPAADHPPLRVMWCAQGYREFDGLYDVVLVAVTQDHADEALVSRLNLQAIAYDDALRLGKSFLERLQVAR, translated from the coding sequence TTGATTTCAGCGTTTGTTCGGACGGTGCGCGCGCTGCTGTGGCAAAGCGCAATCCTGGCCGCCCTTTGCAGTTCGGCAATGACGGCCTTGCCGACACCCGCCGGCGCCCAGGCGCTGCCCGGCGCCGAAACCGTCTACGCCTCGGCGCCGCCGCGCCTGCTGCAGATCCGCACGCTGCTGGCCGACGCCGGCCGCCAGACCTCGACCGGCTCCGGCTTCCTGGTCTCCGACGACGGGCTTGCGATCACCAACTACCACGTCGTCTCGGATGCGGCGCTCGAGCCGAAGACGTACCGGCTCGAATACACCGGCGCCGACGGCACGCAGGGCGCGGTGACGCTGCTCGCCGTCGACCTGCCGAATGATCTCGCGCTCGTTCGTGTCGACAAGCAGAATGCGCCGTTCTTCACCTTCGATAAGGCCGCGCTGGACGGCAGTCTGCCGAAAGGCGAGCGGCTCTATTCGCTCGGCAATCCGCTCGATCTCGGCTTCACCATCATCGAAGGCACCTATAACGGTCTGGTCGAGCACAGCTACAATGATCACATCCACTTCACCGGTGCGCTCAATCCCGGCATGAGCGGCGGCCCCGCGGTGAACGCGCAGGGACAGGTCGTCGGCATCAACGTCGCCACGCGGCGCGGTGGCCAGCTGATCAGCTTTCTGGTGCCGGCACGTTTCGCCGCCGCGCTGCTCGCGCGCGGCAAGGATGCCAAGCCCGCCGCCAGCGACCTGCGCAAGGACGTGATCGCACAGCTCGCGAGCTGGCGCGGCGCGCTCTACAAATCTCTCGGCGACGAGGGTTTTCGCGACCGCGTGTTCGGCTCCTATCAGGCGCCGGAAACGCGGGCAGGGTGGTTCGAATGCTGGGCCAGCACCAATGCCGGCGCCTCGCCGAAGCCGCGCGCCAGCATCAATTCGACGAGCTGCAAGGCCGAGGCGAGCGTGTATGTCGCCTCCGATCTCAACACCGGCACGGTCGAGGTCAATCACTCCTACGCCAAGTCGATCGATCTCAATCAATTCCAGTTCGCAACCGTGCTGACGCAACTGGCGCAGCCGCGCCTCACCATGGGCGGCTCGTTCCGCAAATGGTACACGCCGCAGCATTGCCACGAGGATTTCGTCGGCCTCGCGCCGGCGGCGGATCATCCGCCGTTGCGGGTGATGTGGTGCGCGCAAGGCTATCGCGAGTTCGACGGACTCTATGACGTCGTGCTGGTTGCGGTGACGCAGGACCATGCCGATGAAGCGCTGGTGTCGCGGCTCAATCTGCAGGCGATCGCCTATGACGACGCGTTGCGGCTCGGCAAGAGCTTCCTCGAACGGCTGCAGGTCGCCCGATGA
- a CDS encoding 30S ribosomal protein S2, with protein MALPEFTMRQLLEAGVHFGHQSHRWNPKMADFIFGSRNNIHIIDLAQTVPLMHTALQAVSDTVAKGGRILFVGTKRQAQDNVADAAKRCAQYFVNSRWLGGTLTNWKTISASIKRLRHLDEVLSSGEANSYTKKERLTLQRERDKLDRSLGGIKDMGGLPDMIFVIDTNKEDIAIQEAQRLNIPVAAIVDTNCDPKGITYVVPGNDDAGRAISLYCDLIARAAIDGISRAQGELGIDVGASAAPLEEDLPAASASTFQGLPGPRGTADDLKKLTGVSGAIEKKLNDLGIFHFWQLAELNHDTAHQIGEEVGLPSRADAWVAQAKSLADA; from the coding sequence ATGGCGTTGCCTGAATTCACCATGCGCCAGCTGCTCGAAGCTGGCGTGCACTTTGGTCACCAGTCTCACCGCTGGAATCCGAAAATGGCCGATTTCATTTTCGGAAGCCGCAACAACATCCACATCATCGACCTCGCCCAGACCGTGCCGCTGATGCACACGGCGCTGCAGGCGGTGAGCGACACGGTCGCCAAGGGCGGCCGCATCCTGTTCGTCGGCACCAAGCGCCAGGCGCAGGACAATGTCGCCGACGCGGCCAAGCGCTGCGCGCAGTATTTCGTCAATTCGCGCTGGCTCGGCGGCACGCTGACCAACTGGAAGACGATCTCGGCGTCGATCAAGCGCCTGCGTCATCTCGACGAGGTGCTGTCCTCGGGCGAGGCGAACTCCTACACCAAGAAGGAGCGCCTGACCCTGCAGCGCGAGCGCGACAAGCTCGACCGCTCGCTCGGCGGCATCAAGGACATGGGCGGTCTGCCCGACATGATCTTCGTGATCGACACCAACAAGGAAGACATCGCGATCCAGGAGGCCCAGCGCCTCAACATTCCGGTCGCCGCGATCGTCGATACCAATTGCGATCCGAAGGGCATCACCTATGTGGTCCCGGGCAATGACGACGCCGGCCGCGCCATCTCGCTGTATTGCGACCTGATCGCGCGCGCCGCCATCGACGGCATCTCGCGCGCCCAGGGCGAACTCGGCATCGACGTCGGCGCGTCCGCCGCGCCGCTGGAAGAGGATCTCCCGGCTGCATCCGCCTCGACCTTCCAGGGGCTGCCGGGTCCGCGCGGCACGGCCGACGACCTGAAGAAGCTCACCGGCGTGTCCGGTGCGATCGAGAAGAAGCTGAACGATCTCGGCATCTTCCACTTCTGGCAGCTCGCCGAGCTCAACCACGACACGGCCCACCAGATCGGCGAAGAAGTCGGTCTGCCGAGCCGGGCCGATGCCTGGGTCGCCCAGGCCAAGTCGCTGGCCGACGCCTAA